Within Salarias fasciatus chromosome 15, fSalaFa1.1, whole genome shotgun sequence, the genomic segment CTGTGTTCCACCATTATTGGGGTAATAAAGCTAAAGCGCTGCCGCCGTGACGTCCCGATACATCGTGACGCACGCCGCAGCCGCTCTCCCCGAGCTTTACAGCCACTGCCATGAATCTGCAGGGAAGACCGGGCTCTcatttgctgctgcttttcccattttcacccacacacaaacacacacccacacacacacacacacacacggagacggCAAATGAACAAGTCTGCCCTCTCTCACCTCCATTTTCTCTCTATATATGACTCTGCAGGCGGCGTAACATACTTTTTGGCAGCTGCAGTGACGGACTGGAGCAGTCGGTCCTGGTGAAATCTCTGTGAACAGCTGAGTGGGGACTGTGTTTGTATAATAACGGCCTCTCAGCTGCAATTTCAGCCTGCAGAATCAGCCAAAGCACGCCTCCGACGCCCGGTGGCTCGGCGGCTTCCTGAGCGTAGCATGACAATGACAGCATGTCTGTTTTTTCATAAACTGTCAGGATTTCAGCAGAGAGTTTGAATACAGAAATAAGAATCTACTCTTTGGCTCGATAAAATGTGAAAAGGGAACTCCAATTTGAACGTCTTTGTAGCGCGACACATGTATTGATCGGGTGTTCTTGCAATGCTTGAGGGAGACAAAGTGATTCCCTGTTTAAAACATATTGAGCAACTGAATCTTTATGGAGATCAAGCAGTGCTGAATGTCAATGTTTCacaacatttctttctttttttgttcagcATTACGTTTTAAGTTCcgccttgggagccgttttcaaaatgttgcgttttcagtggctccaagcactaAAAACGCAAAacaacttgaaaacactgtggtGGAAACGGAGCCTCGGAGCCATTCGGCTCCAACTTGAcaccaagaaaagaaaacacactttaattgTGTAATTCAAACGATGTAAAACAGTTCAACACATTAAGATTAAACCGCAACACTGGTCAACACTGTTACCTGTGAGGCTAAATGGTGATGATAGGTTGTTTATCGTTGTGAATTTTGTTCGTTTCTGTAATGCTAACAACACTAGCTTGCTGTGTCACTCTTAGCTGACTTCATCGATTAGCGCCGTTAGCCACCTATCAATAACACCTCGTCTTTTAGACCCTGTTGATGATTTCAAACGCCGCAGATAAACTGAATTTGTTGTAGCTCATTTATACTCGCTAACAGCTGACGGAGGCAGCGGCGGGACGTCAGAGTTTCACTACAGGCTCAAAAGTCACAGTTTTAAGACGTCAGCGgtgaaatgttgctttttaaaCTGCTGAGACTTGGGTGGTGCAGAAAATGTCTTTGACTTCTTGTTTTAAAATGCTACGAGTCAtgttaatgtttttgtgtgtgcggTTTCATGACGaagacaaacaacagcaccctctagtggcatgaacatgaaaactacactgttttcacaaaacatttctgaaacaaaaacacacagttgttGTATTTTACCTCGAAACGTTGTCGTATAAATGGAGCCTTAGATGTTTCCAAGTTCTTTGGCTCAATTAAGGCCACATTTACATTATAGACAAATAGTCAAGTGTTTTGACAGAGTGAGGGAAACAAGCGTGAAGGTCTGGGCTGTCATGAAGAGGAGCAGGCTGCTGTCTGTGTGGATGGGTTGAAAACATGCTGCCTCGCGGAGCGTCTGTCTCAGACGGACGCGGGACTGAATACATATCAGACCTGTTTTTGATCTCCGCCTGCTCTCGCTCATCCCTCTCTCACGCAGCCTGATTGGGATTCTTCTCACTTTCCAGCAACAAGCCTTTCAAAGACAAAGGTGgtttcacagagagagagacgggtgCGAAGTCTCCCAAGTGTCCGTCTGCGATAAAAATGGGTTCAGCTCTTTCTAGAAAGCAGAATTAAATAAAACCAGGAGGAAAGTTAGAGCCTTCATACCTGTGGAGCAGCGGCTTTCCAAAGAGTGTGAAAAATAGATGTTACTTCACATTAATGATTgattacatttattttccttccaGTTTGGAgttctgtttacacgacaacggcaCTGATAGCCGAAATGTTTGGGCTGCTTTTTGGTTCGTTCATGTGACTTGTGTCTGGTTTGTGTTCACCAGCTGACGGCAGTGATTCAAGGTTCACCATGtcattgacctctgacctccagtaTGAAGTGTTTACCTCCCAGTCCTGTGGTATTCCTCCCTCTATCTTTAAACCCTGCCAATGACTTCTTGAAAATCAGACTTTAATCGGCGGTGTGCGAAGCAGTTAACCCAACAACCGCTCCCATTGTCACTGAAGTCACCTTCTTCTTGTCTATGTCTGCATTCCTGagttcattcagctgctgcCAACAGATCAATTGATGAGATACGCGCAATCAATCATTGTTGATTACACTTATATTTTCTGGAAGTATCAATAATTGCGATAACAGTCTGTCACAGGAGCGTTTTGAGAATCTCCCTCTGTGGTAGAAATACAGCCTCTAACCAGGGGCGCTTCACCAGATGGGCTTATTGTTCTGTTTCCCCTCCACTTGCCAGCAATCGCTGCCTGTAATGAACCTCACAGCTTTTCTAATCATGTCTACAAAATGACACCCTACTTAACGTCCTATTCTCTGACTGCTGATGGGAAACATGCAGACGCCCTGAGAGggattctgcaaaaaaaaaaaaaaacccaccagctccaacttcccctctctctctgaaccGACGCTAGTCGTCACTTCGCAGCGCAGCCTAATAAAACTAAAAGCAGGAAGAGCCATCTAGCCGTCTCATTACGTCGGCCTAATCCTTTATACCTAATTAATTTTTCTTCCCTCGGTGTCAAACGAGGGGAAATTTACAATGCTGTCAAAGGGAGCGATCCCCTTAACGTTCTCCACGCCGGCAGTGGGAACATACCGACGACCCGCCGGTTACTGAAATATTTACACGCTGAAGGAACATTCTGTTGATTCTCGTGTGCAGAAATTCATAAGACATTTGCTTGCAgcatttcacaaataaataaCCCCGGTGCGTGGGTGGGCGGGTGTTCCGGCGTGGGAGGTTTGGCTCTGTGGCGATGCTTCTGCCTTTGAACGCTGGGTATTCACGTCTATGTTTTGGACTGGTGATAATCCCACAGATTGGACTCATATGAATGGACTGCTAACAGATTTGGATTCCGTTTACTGATGCGTGGCATAAGAGACGCTGTACATTTCTGTCGCATGCATGATGAAAAATGAGGAAGTTGACTCTGTTATCGAGACTCAAGTGAAGTATTTTCAGTTCGGAAAGTGGTTCACCACATTTGAACTGATAACCAGTCATGCTGAATCTTGGAAATCGctgaaaaataatcattttgatTCCAAGTTCACATGTTTTGACTGTTTATAAGAAACTCTGTGATACAAATCTTGAAATCATACCATGTATGAGAGTGAGTCTGCGTGTAAACAGACAGTTTTGCAGGCAACTTACAATCGTTTCCTTGTCAACACGCCCCGAAGAAGGTCAGGATCTGACGATGTCACTGTCAACGCTCTTGAGAGGATTATTTTGCTTGCAGGATAAGAAGGTCATGATGTGTTGTGAGGATTTGCATATGATTGTTGAGGGAAATGTGCACTAGATATTGTCCCAGTAGTATTGGAGAATTTAGAGAATACATTAACTAGAGTCACCTTTTTCTCGTTTGAGTCGTGCCTTTAGTGGAGGAAAGGTACACATTTGAACAATTTTTTGTAACACATTTCTTAAAATGCACCAATCATTGCTCCTTTTGTTTAGAAACGGTTGATGTCTGTGAGCACAGATAACCTTATTATTTCTACATGTGCTGTATTTTTGGATCGACTCTTATTCTCTATGTGATCATGTGTTTTGCTGAGTGAATTGCCACATTTGTTATTTACTGTGACAAAACAAGTTGCTGTGAATTGTGGGATTGTTGAGACACTTTAGGATCAATCAGTCatttttgactttgacttttggaTATTCAGCACTTCAAAAATCtgcaaatgttttcaaacagctTCTATGGTTTCATAGACATGCTAAAATTTCTGGTAGAGTTATTCGTTCATCTGTACATATGAATTTGTATGAACTCCTCTATATATTCTCACTCGtgtctttttcctcttctcctaGGCCATGGAACCAAAGGAGTGTTCGAGCTGCTGGCAGGCTGGAGAAGAACGAGGGAAAACCTGCCGTTCAAGGAACGCGTGGCAGACGCCTTTGCAGATGTGATGGTGTGCTACACCATGACCAGCTCGCTCTACATCATAACGTTTGGTATGGGCGCCAGCCCCTTTACCAACATCGAGTCGGTTAAGATCTTCTGCCAGAGCATGTGCGTAGCCATCCTGGTCAACTACTTCTACGTTTTCTCCTTCTACGGCTCCTGTCTGGTGTTCGCCGGACAGCTGGAACAGAACCGCTACcacagtgttttctgctgtAAAATCCCCTCGGTGGAGTACCTGGACCGCCAGCCCACGTGGTTCAAAACCATGATGAGCGACGGACACGATCTGTCCACGCACCACGACAGCGTCCCGTACCAGAATCACTTCATTCAGCACTTCCTGCGAGAGCACTACACAGAGTGGATTACCAACACCTACGTCAAACCCTTCGTGGTCATTCTGTATCTGATCTACGCATCTTTCTCGTTCATGGGATGTTTACAAATCAGTGACGGATCGAACATTGTGAACTTGCTGGCGAGTAACTCTCCCAGTGTTTCCTACGCCCTGACCCAGCAGAAGTACTTCAGTAACTACAGTCCTGTGATCGGGTTTTATATTTACGAGCCCATCGAATACTGGAACTCCACGGTGCAGGAGCACCTGAAGACTCTGAGTCACGGCTTCAACAAAATCTCCTGGATGGACAATTTTTTCCACTACCTGCGGGTGGTGAACGTGAGCGCCTCGACGAAGAGCGACTTCATCAGCATCCTGAAGGGTTCCTTCCTGCGGAGCCCGGAGTACCAGCACTTCACCGAGGACATCATCTTCTCCAAGAACCGTGAGACCGATGAGTACGACATCATCGCGTCCAGGATGTACTTGGTAGCACGGACCACGGAGAAGAAGCgcgaggaggtggtggagcttTTAGAAAAGCTCCGCCCCTTGATGCTGATCAACAGCATCAAATTCATTGCCTTCAATCCCACGTTTGTGTTCATGGACCGCTACAGCTCCTCCGTCATCTCGCCCATCCTGACCTCAGGCTTCAGCGTACtcaccatcctcatcctcaccttctTCCTGGTCATCAACCCCTTGGGGAACTTCTGGCTCATCCTCACGGTGACGTCCGTGGAGCTGGGCGTCCTGGGTTTGATGACCCTCTGGAATGTCGGCATGGACAGCATCTCAATCCTGTGCCTTATTTATACCCTCAACTTCGCCATGGATCACTGTGCACCACACCTGTACACTTTTGTGCTGGCCACTGAGCACACCAGGACGCAGTGCATCAAGTTGGCACTGGAGGAGCACGGGGCGGCCATCCTGCAGAACACGTCCTGCTTTGTGATCGGCATCATGCCCCTGGTGTTTGTGCCTTCCAATCTGACCTACACACTGTTCAAGTGCTCCCTCCTCACGGCGGGCTGCACCGTGCTGCACTGCTTCGTCATCCTTCCCGTCTTCCTGACCTTCTTCCCGCCGTCCAAAAAgagacacaagaaaaagaagcgGGCCAAGCGGAAAGAGcgggagagggagcgggagcGCGAACGTGAACGGGAACGGGAGAGGGAGGAGATAGAGTGCATCGAAGTCAGGGAGAATCCCGATCATGTGACGAATGTCTGAGTAGTCTGTAACGTTTAGCAGTCAATATCCGTAAGTTATTGGCAAACTAGAGGTATTCTCCAATGCTGTGGCACTTCTGGAGGTGCAGGGTGGAGTCTGAGATGTCCCTTGAAACATGGGCAATCGTCACTCCCAACCAATAGCAGCTAAGCTGGCCAGAGTCGAGCGCAGCCCCGCTGGTCGGTCATTCAGTCCTTCAATCTGGACAGTGTATCTCATTTGCACAAACCGCAACATGCTCATGGTTGTAAAGCTCTTTCCCGACTATTTGGTATTTAGTCACTAGAACGTACGCTTG encodes:
- the ptchd4 gene encoding patched domain-containing protein 1, yielding MCLIGGDGASASGILWRMLRQVIHRGLKASFYWLGLFVSRHPVFFLTVPAVLTIIFGSTVLSRFKPETDLEVLVAPTHSLAKIERSLANSLFSIDQSKHKLYSDLHTPGRYGRLILLARSGGNILELADQVLQVHKQVLDLRVNYKGFNYTFAHLCVLSHRDKRCLLDDIITIFEDIRQAVLSNSTFHKVPVSYPNTTLKDGRVSFIGHQLGGVSPPNSRDQQVKFARAVQITYYLRNHGPVVQDAIAERWENEFCALVSRLSTAEAPHASDQLHIQSLTSFSLWRDFHQTGVLAKGEVLVSLVLVLLAATISSSMRDCLRGKPFLGLLGVLTICIANVTAAGIFFISDGKFNSTLLGIPFFAMGHGTKGVFELLAGWRRTRENLPFKERVADAFADVMVCYTMTSSLYIITFGMGASPFTNIESVKIFCQSMCVAILVNYFYVFSFYGSCLVFAGQLEQNRYHSVFCCKIPSVEYLDRQPTWFKTMMSDGHDLSTHHDSVPYQNHFIQHFLREHYTEWITNTYVKPFVVILYLIYASFSFMGCLQISDGSNIVNLLASNSPSVSYALTQQKYFSNYSPVIGFYIYEPIEYWNSTVQEHLKTLSHGFNKISWMDNFFHYLRVVNVSASTKSDFISILKGSFLRSPEYQHFTEDIIFSKNRETDEYDIIASRMYLVARTTEKKREEVVELLEKLRPLMLINSIKFIAFNPTFVFMDRYSSSVISPILTSGFSVLTILILTFFLVINPLGNFWLILTVTSVELGVLGLMTLWNVGMDSISILCLIYTLNFAMDHCAPHLYTFVLATEHTRTQCIKLALEEHGAAILQNTSCFVIGIMPLVFVPSNLTYTLFKCSLLTAGCTVLHCFVILPVFLTFFPPSKKRHKKKKRAKRKEREREREREREREREREEIECIEVRENPDHVTNV